Proteins from one Flammeovirgaceae bacterium genomic window:
- a CDS encoding tetratricopeptide repeat protein, whose amino-acid sequence MFRCPLIILLVFTMGNAMGQGPKWKKWEVAADTLMNHQDFEGAIKLYSKAIKSSRLQDKPAYSMLYKRAVCYYSTRQFDASLQDIEVFMEEYPNLFQAHLLKAFVYRETNDAAGQLKALNGALSLHPGDPGLVKWRSSLYLGEGKYEEAKEGLHFVRAVQDDPEVEMSLGFAYYNLEQVDSAFVSINKAIELEPTYLPAYLYGGSFGLQEGNNELALKYLEVALRLDPENLNALFYKGIALLELDRVDEGCSLLAKAFYAGEDDAGDYLKEKCYTLTK is encoded by the coding sequence ATGTTTAGGTGCCCGCTCATCATTCTTTTGGTTTTTACGATGGGAAATGCCATGGGGCAGGGCCCAAAATGGAAGAAATGGGAGGTGGCCGCTGACACCCTGATGAACCACCAGGACTTTGAGGGGGCCATAAAGCTTTACTCCAAGGCCATCAAATCATCCCGCCTTCAGGACAAACCAGCCTATTCCATGCTTTACAAAAGGGCGGTTTGCTATTACAGCACCCGGCAGTTTGACGCTTCCTTACAGGATATTGAGGTTTTTATGGAGGAATACCCCAACCTGTTCCAGGCCCACCTGCTCAAGGCTTTTGTTTACCGGGAAACGAACGATGCCGCAGGGCAGTTAAAAGCCTTGAACGGGGCGCTGTCCCTGCACCCGGGCGACCCCGGCCTGGTCAAGTGGCGGTCCAGCCTTTACCTGGGCGAGGGAAAGTACGAGGAGGCAAAGGAAGGCTTGCATTTTGTCCGTGCTGTCCAGGATGACCCGGAAGTGGAAATGTCGTTGGGGTTTGCCTACTACAACCTCGAGCAAGTGGACAGTGCTTTCGTTTCCATCAACAAGGCCATTGAGTTGGAGCCCACCTACCTGCCTGCCTACTTGTATGGCGGCTCTTTTGGCCTGCAGGAGGGCAACAACGAGCTGGCCCTGAAGTACCTGGAGGTGGCCTTGCGGCTGGACCCCGAAAATTTAAATGCCCTGTTTTATAAGGGCATTGCCTTGCTTGAACTGGACCGGGTGGATGAAGGATGCAGCCTGCTTGCCAAAGCTTTTTATGCCGGGGAAGACGATGCCGGGGACTACCTGAAGGAAAAATGCTACACTTTGACCAAATAG
- a CDS encoding DUF4136 domain-containing protein — protein sequence MMRPLIILIGLGCIVNGCQPVPDAEELNQDLVVQTDYDGSVDFGAYATYTLALDTLGLISNSTSDTLQLGKYAVDVTTRIKANMDARGYTFVDKNQNPDLGVVAFIVSDFSVYQTISYPGYGGGYYSPYYGYYYPRVNTYASNSAALILQLVDLNKKTAQNQFKLIWACYIGDIASSIDPFQKSVEAVDQAFVQSPTIGK from the coding sequence ATGATGAGGCCTTTAATTATACTAATAGGGTTAGGTTGTATCGTAAACGGGTGCCAGCCCGTGCCCGATGCGGAGGAGCTCAACCAAGACCTGGTGGTGCAAACCGACTATGATGGGTCGGTGGATTTTGGGGCGTATGCCACCTACACCCTGGCCCTCGATACGCTGGGGCTTATTTCAAACAGCACTAGCGATACGCTGCAGTTGGGGAAATATGCGGTGGACGTCACCACCAGGATAAAGGCCAATATGGATGCGCGCGGTTACACTTTTGTGGACAAAAACCAAAATCCTGATTTGGGCGTGGTGGCTTTTATCGTAAGCGACTTCAGCGTTTATCAAACCATTTCATACCCCGGCTATGGGGGCGGCTACTATTCACCTTATTATGGCTATTATTATCCCCGGGTAAACACCTACGCCTCCAATTCGGCAGCCCTCATCCTTCAATTGGTCGACCTCAACAAGAAAACCGCCCAAAACCAATTCAAGCTGATATGGGCCTGCTACATCGGGGACATCGCCTCTTCCATTGACCCCTTTCAAAAGTCGGTGGAGGCCGTGGACCAGGCATTTGTTCAATCCCCAACCATCGGAAAATGA